CGGTTGGTGAGCAATCGACCGCGGGCCTGCCCATCAAGGTGGAATACACGCTGACCGACATCGACACGCCTTACACCGTGGACTACCTCATTGGCCCCGACGGCGCAGTGCGCGTGACGGCCACCATCGACCTGACAGGCAAGAGCTTGCCCGAATTGCCTCGCTTCGGCATGCGCATGGAGTTGCCGCGCCGCTTCAACCGCATTCAGTACTACGGTCGCGGCCCGTGGGAAAACTACCAGGACCGCAACTCGGCCGCCTTCCTAGGCACCTACCAAGATTCGGTAAACGGACAGTTTACGCGCAACTACATCCGGCCCCAGGAAAACGGCTACCGCACCGACGTGCGCTGGATGACCCTGACCAACGACGCAGGCCTAGGTCTGCGGGTGGAGGGCCAGCAGCCGCTGAGCTTCAGCGCCTTGCCCTTCCACTCCGAAGACCTTGACCCCGGCCTAACCAAGAAGCAGCAGCACCCCACCGATATCAAGATGCGCGGCGGCGTGACCCTGCACGTCGACCTGAAGCAGCGCGGCGTGGGTGGCGACAACAGCTGGGGAGCCCTCCCCCACGAGCAGTATCGCCTGCTCGATAAGAAGTATAGCTACAGCTACACCTTGCGTCTAATCGGCGATAAGCAGGCGCCAACCGTAGGCTCAACAACGGGACAGTAAGGATTAAAGCCTTTCTTTGGGGTACATCCGAAGAAAGGCTTTTCACCATAGCTGACTGATGAACTACTCCCTGATTTCGAAGGCATTATTGGGTCTGGTGGTAGGCTGCTGCGTTAGCCAACTCAGTAGGGCCCAGCGCATGCCCGTTGAGCCGCTTACGCCGGTGCAGCCGCACTTGCAGCTCCCTCAACCTCGCCCTAGCCTGGAGCATTCCGACTGGCAATCGGGTGTGCAGCTTCCTGCTAGTGCTACGATGCAGGCGGCTTTTCCTTCCTCTGGCGTAACGCAGGCAGCTACTTCACGGCCTCAGCCGCTTTATCTCTTAGAGGGTGAGCTAATCATTGCGCCAGATTTCTCAGGCATTCAGCCCAATGACATTGAAAAGCTGATGGTGTACAGGGATAAGAATGCCCCGCGACAGTGGCGTGACTTGGCCACAAATGGCATTATCGATATCACGCTCAAGCAAAAAAGGAAACTAAAGAGTCGCTCACTTGCGGACCTAGGTAAAGGGTTAGGGTTAGCAGGCCCAATCACTTACAATCTGAACGACATGCCGGTAGCAGACCCTAGCTTGCGCATCGCCGTGGATGCTATCGGAGAAATTAAGGTAACGCGAGCCGATGCGGTCGGCGGCACCATCGTGCTGGCTATCAGCGTCAGGCCGCCCAAACCTAACCCACCGCACCCACCCGGTACCATCATGCTGCGGGGAATGGCTCTCAACTAGCCTTTCAACTTCCTACCGGCTCGCGGCTGCGCCGAAGAACCTAGGTCATTCTTGCGTTATCATAAACTCATCCCACCCTTTCTGAGCTAGCGAATGGAGACACAAGTAGTGGCCGAACCCCAAACAACGGCGCTAGGTACCAAACCACATTACGCCATTCTTGATGGCCTCCGGGGCGTTGCGGCCCTCACGGTAGTGATCTTTCACCTCTGCGAGGCGCACGCCACCAGCCACCTCGACCAGATTATCAACCACGGCTACCTAGCCGTCGACTTCTTCTTTCTGCTGTCCGGCTTTGTCATTGGCTATGCCTACGACGACCGCTGGCACAAGCTGACGGTGAAGGACTTCTTCAAAGCGCGGCTCGTCCGGTTGCAGCCGATGGTGGTGCTTGGCATGATCGTCGGGGCGGTGTGCTTCTACTTTCAGGATTCGGCGTTGTGGCCCACCATCCACGAGGTGCCCCTTTGGAAGATGCTGCTGGTCATGGTCATTGGGTTTACCCTGATTCCAGTTCCTATCTCGATGGACATTCGGGGCTGGCAGGAAATGCACCCGCTCGATGGGCCCGGCTGGTCGTTGTTCTTCGAGTACATCGCCAACATCCTGTATGCGCTCGGCGTCCGGAAGTTCTCCAACACGGCGCTTTCGGTGCTGGTCGTGCTAGCTGGCGCGGCCCTCATCCACTACGCCGTAACCAGCGCCACGGGAGACGTTATCGGGGGGTGGTCACTGGATGCTACCCAGCTGCGCATTGGCTTTACCCGCATGATGTTCCCGTTTTTTGCCGGGCTGCTGCTTTCGCGGGTAGTTACCCTAGGCTACGTGAAGAACGCTTTTCTGTGGTGTAGCTTGTTGCTACTCTTGGTGTTGGCTTTCCCCCGCGTAGGTGGCGCTCAGAACTTGTGGCTGAATGGCTTGTACGATTCGCTGAGTATCATCCTAGCTTTCCCCCTGATTGTCTGGATAGGAGCTAGCGGAAAGATAGCCGGTGCGGGCGCCGCCCGACTCTGCAAGTTCTTCGGCGACATTTCGTACCCCATCTACATCACGCACTACCCGCTTATCTACATCTACACGGGCTGGGTGAGCAACCATAAAACGCCGCTTCAGCAGGCATGGCCCGTGGCCTTGCTCACGTTCGTGGCCGCCGTGGTGCTCGCCTACGTCTGCCTGAAGTTCTACGATGAACCCGTGAGGCGCTGGTTGAAACGGAAGGTACTCGCCAGGCCATAATCCTACGTCAGCCTCTGCGCCGCTCTGCGAAATCCTCTGCGTACCTCTGCGGGAACCCGCTATCAAACCACCATGCTAAAGTATTCCTCCTGTCTACTGGGCCTGTTACTCGGCGGCCTTCTTCTCACCGAACCCGCTCACGCCCAAACGCCGGTGGGCCTAGGTTGGGCGAAGAATAACGTCAACGGGGCTGTGTTCCGCAAGAACTCGGTAGTGACGCACCAGAAGGAGCAGTACACGGCGTACTACGACTCTACGGGCTACGTGGTATTGGCTAAGCGCCACTTGCCGGCCGGGGCGTGGCAGGCGCAACGCACGCAGTATCAGGGCCATGTAAAGGACGCCCACAACGTCATCAGCCTGATGGTGGACGGGACTGGCTACCTTCATCTGTCGTTTGACCACCACGGCAACCCACTGCACTACTGCCGCAGCAAAGCCCCTGGCTCTCTGGAGCTAGGTCCGTTGCAGCCGATGGTAGGCGAGCGGGAGCAGAACGTGACGTACCCCGAATTCCATCGTTTCCCGAGCGGCGACCTGCTGTTTCTCTACCGCGATGGCAGCTCGGGCAGCGGCAACCTAGTCTTGAACCGCTACAGCCCCAAAACTCAGAAATGGAGCCGTTTACACGATGTACTCATCGATGGCGAAGGGCAGCGCAATGCCTACTGGCAGGCGTGCATCGACCCAAAGGGCGCCATTCATGTGTCGTGGGTGTGGCGCGAGTCGCCGAACGTAGCTTCCAACCACGACATGGCCTACGCCCGTTCGGTTGACGGTGGTAAGACTTGGCAGAAAAGCACCGGCGAAACCTACCAGCTACCCATCACGGAGAAGACCGCCGAGTACGCCGCCCGCATTCCGCAGAACAGCGAGCTGATCAACCAAACCTCTATCACCACCGACGCGGCGGGCACCCCGTACATTGCCACGTACTGGCGGCCGCAAGGCACGCAAGTGCCGCAATATCAGCTTATTTACCTCGACGGCAAGCAGTGGCGCACAACGCAGGTGTCGCAGCGCACCACACCCTTTAGCCTGAGCGGCGCCGGCACCAAGAAGATTCCGATTTCGCGCCCGCAGCTGCTAGTCGCCACGCAAAAAGGCAAGACCGGTGCCTACCTCCTATTCCGGGACGCCGAGCGCCAAGACCGTGCTTCGGTAGCGCAGTGCTCAGATCTGAAGCAGAACCGGTGGACGATGACAAACCTGACCACCACCAGCGTCGGCAACTGGGAACCTAGCTACGACACCGAGCGCTGGAAGAACGAGGGCGTGCTGAGCCTGTTTGTGCAGCGCACCGGCCAAGGTGACGGTGAAACGCTGGAGAACCTAGCACCGCAGCCCGTGTACATTCTGGAGTGGAAACCAACGGGCAAACCACAGCCGGCTACTGGTTTTGTGGCCCCGCCGGCCCCGGCCACTACCCTCAGTCGCCCGCCAGCCAATGCACTGGCTTCCACGGCTCCTGCGCCAGCCGCAGAGTGGAAGCTGGTGTGGGCCGACGAGTTCAACACTGACGGCCGCCCCGACCCGAAGAACTGGCAATTTGAAAACGGCTTCGTGCGCAACCGCGAGCTGCAATGGTACCAGCCCGACAATGCACGCTGCGAAAACGGGATGCTCGTCATTGAAGCGCGCAAAGAGCAACGGCCTAACCCAAACTACCGGGCGGGAAGCACCGATTGGAAAACCAGCCGCCCCACCATCGACTACACCGCCGCCAGCCTGAACACCCGCGACCGGCACTCGTGGCAGTACGGCCGCTTCGAGATGCGCGGGCGCATTGATACGAGCCCCGGTTTGTGGCCGGCTTTCTGGACCCTAGGCGTAGCGAAGCCGTGGCCTTCGAATGGCGAAATCGACATTATGGAGTTCTACAAAGGCAAGGTGCTAGCCAACGTAGCCTCGGGCACCGCTAAACCTTACACGGCCAAGTGGCACAGCGAAACTAAAGCGCTAACCACCTTCGCGGACCCGGAGTGGAGCAAGAAATTTCACGTGTGGCGCATGGATTGGGACGCCGAAGCCATCCGCCTCTACCTCGACGATCAGTTGCTGAACGAAACTCCGCTGAGCCAGACTGTGAACCAGGACGGCACAGGCTTCAACCCCATGATGCAGCCCCACTACGTTTTGCTGAACCTAGCTTTGGGCGGCGACAACGGCGGGCCTTTGGGCGATACGAGCTTCCCCAACCGCTATGAGGTCGACTATGTGCGGGTGTACCAGCGCTAGCTAGTAGCTAGCTTCTCTCAAAAGGCCAACTCCAAGCAGGTGGTTGCAACGCGCTTGGCAAGTTGTTTAGCGAGCGGTGCGAGTGCCAGTAGTCAGACTGTCAATGGGCACTAAGCGCTTTCCGCGCAGTACTCCCCGTTCATATTGCTCAACTCCAATATACTGACCATTAGGGCTAAATACCTTCCAGGTACCAAACCAGTAGAAGTGTATTTTATCCCCCTCATCGACAATGCGCGCTTGGCCACTACGCCATTTGTGACCATTGGGGTGGTACTCAGTAACCGAGATGAGTCCATACGGTCGACGGGCAAACCGTTCCATTCGCTCAACGACTCCTGTGGGGCCGTAATAGCGCCAGCGACCCGCGTAGAGTCCGTGCTGATAGCGGCCACGGGCTAGGTACCGGCTATTCTTTGCGTCGTAATAGGCGGGCCATGGCCCATGCTGACGCAGCTGTTTATCATAGCGCTGCTCCGACCAAAAGCCAATCGGTCCGTGCCGCTTCACAGCAGCACAAGCCCCAAGCGTCATTAGCAAAGCAAGACAGAATACATAGCGGCTCATCGCAGGTGAATATAGCTTTTTTCGCAGCACCGAAGGCAGCTATGTACGGGTGAGCGCAGGTAGCTTTTCAGCTTACCCTAAAACAGCACAACGCTTCCGCACTACTTATTTGGTTAGGTAGTACAGAGGCGTTGTTGTTGAGAACGCTGCGTAAAAAAGAAGCTACGGCTTCGCGGGCGTGGTAACCATCAAGGCCGTGTTGTCGGCTACATCAGAAGCGGGAGCAACCGGATTGACCAAGTGCGTCGCAATGATACCTAGGCTCACGAACAAGCCTAAAACTAGTAGGCCTAGTAGGCCAAACGTTAGCTTATTGCTAGCGGAGGAAGGATCCTGCGCGACCGAGCGACGCTTCCGACGGGAAACGTAGGGGCGGGTTGAGGTAGGCGTGTGAGCAGACATAGGGTGGGTAGTAGGCAAATAGGACGCCAAATACACAAAATAAATCTCCTATGAGTTCCCGGCATTATCCAATACGGTTTATAATTACCCTATTTGTAACTGCACACAATAATTTGCTATTTTTTGAGTTTTATCCCGAATGATCAGGCTGTAACGTCCAATTATCGAATTTCAAAAGCTGAGCCTTTACCTGTTAAGACCTCGTCCGAAAGTACCACTCAGATAATACGCAGGAGCTCATCTAGCAGCTCACGCGAATTGCTGAGGCGTGGCACCTTGTGCTGACCACCTAGCTTGCCTTTGGCCGCCATCCAGCGTTCGAAGGTGCCGGCGGGCGCTATGGTGAGCAAAGGGGGCGCCAGGGCAATGTCGCGGTGGCGTTTGGCGTCGTAGTCGGAGTTGAGGTGGCGCAGGGTTTGGTCGAGCACGTCGGCGAAGGCGTCGGCATCGTGGGGAGGTTGGGTGAACTCCACCACCCATTGGTGGCCGCCACGCGAATGGTCGGAGGCTTCGAAGTAGATGGGCGCCGCGGTAAAGTCGCGCACTGTGGTTTGGGTGGCCTGACACGCCGCCGCTACGGCCGCTTCCGCATTCTCAATGACGACCTCTTCGCCAAAGGCGTTCAGGAAGTGCTTCGTGCGACCCGCAATCCGGATGCGGTACGGAGCTAGGCTCGTGAAGCGAATGGTGTCGCCAATTTTGTAACGCCACAGTCCGGCATTGGTACTGATAACCAGAGCATACTTCTTATGTAACTCTACCTGCTCCAAGGTCAACGTTTGCGGGTGCTCAGCGTCGAACTGATCGGCGGGGATGAACTCGTAGTACACGCCGTGGTCGACCAGCAACAGCAGGTCCTCCGACTCGGGTTGGTCTTGCAGGGCAAAGTAGCC
This Hymenobacter sp. GOD-10R DNA region includes the following protein-coding sequences:
- a CDS encoding acyltransferase; translated protein: METQVVAEPQTTALGTKPHYAILDGLRGVAALTVVIFHLCEAHATSHLDQIINHGYLAVDFFFLLSGFVIGYAYDDRWHKLTVKDFFKARLVRLQPMVVLGMIVGAVCFYFQDSALWPTIHEVPLWKMLLVMVIGFTLIPVPISMDIRGWQEMHPLDGPGWSLFFEYIANILYALGVRKFSNTALSVLVVLAGAALIHYAVTSATGDVIGGWSLDATQLRIGFTRMMFPFFAGLLLSRVVTLGYVKNAFLWCSLLLLLVLAFPRVGGAQNLWLNGLYDSLSIILAFPLIVWIGASGKIAGAGAARLCKFFGDISYPIYITHYPLIYIYTGWVSNHKTPLQQAWPVALLTFVAAVVLAYVCLKFYDEPVRRWLKRKVLARP
- a CDS encoding family 16 glycosylhydrolase; this encodes MASTAPAPAAEWKLVWADEFNTDGRPDPKNWQFENGFVRNRELQWYQPDNARCENGMLVIEARKEQRPNPNYRAGSTDWKTSRPTIDYTAASLNTRDRHSWQYGRFEMRGRIDTSPGLWPAFWTLGVAKPWPSNGEIDIMEFYKGKVLANVASGTAKPYTAKWHSETKALTTFADPEWSKKFHVWRMDWDAEAIRLYLDDQLLNETPLSQTVNQDGTGFNPMMQPHYVLLNLALGGDNGGPLGDTSFPNRYEVDYVRVYQR